One Lachnospiraceae bacterium C1.1 genomic region harbors:
- a CDS encoding CapA family protein, giving the protein MKKTLLLSLFFAGIILTACGNSAGESQSTQTGSDEITAITWDDSETDKNAKGDKNTIVIEDKAPSTESTVSDETASTETVPEEAGEVTLCFAGDMDFDDRYTNMIALRSRANGILDCLSESLIERMRNADICMINNEFPYSNGGAPLENKKFTFRADPSTAEFLTLLGVDIVSLANNHAYDYGEEALIDTFDTLSSNGIEYVGAGHNISEAMTPKYFTMNGTKISIVAATQIERSLPPDTREATESSAGVLRCQTADNLVSVIKEAKENSDFCIAFVHWGSENVSEYEYSQTELATAFADAGADIIIGAHPHVLQGIEYINNVPVLYSLGNYWFNSKTMDNCLIELKLNNREIESLQFIPCRQHDCFTEEMIKGTTQDYERILSDMREYSADNVSIDDDGFISQK; this is encoded by the coding sequence ATGAAAAAGACATTATTATTGTCCCTGTTTTTTGCCGGTATAATTTTGACTGCCTGCGGCAATTCTGCGGGCGAATCTCAATCTACCCAGACAGGATCAGATGAGATCACAGCTATTACCTGGGATGACAGCGAAACTGATAAAAATGCCAAAGGCGATAAAAATACCATTGTCATAGAAGACAAAGCGCCTTCGACCGAAAGCACTGTTTCAGATGAAACAGCCTCCACTGAGACTGTTCCCGAGGAGGCTGGAGAAGTAACTCTCTGTTTTGCAGGCGATATGGATTTTGACGATCGTTATACAAATATGATCGCACTTCGCTCACGAGCCAACGGGATCCTTGACTGTCTGAGCGAAAGTCTTATTGAAAGAATGCGAAATGCCGATATCTGCATGATAAATAACGAGTTTCCATATTCTAACGGCGGAGCACCTTTAGAGAATAAAAAATTTACTTTCCGCGCTGATCCTTCCACTGCAGAATTCCTTACTCTCCTCGGTGTTGATATAGTAAGTCTCGCCAACAATCACGCCTATGATTATGGCGAAGAAGCTCTTATCGACACTTTTGATACCTTAAGCAGCAACGGTATCGAATATGTCGGTGCAGGACACAACATCTCCGAGGCAATGACGCCAAAATATTTCACAATGAATGGAACGAAAATTTCAATCGTTGCCGCAACCCAGATAGAGAGAAGTCTCCCACCTGATACCAGGGAAGCTACCGAAAGTTCAGCAGGTGTTCTTCGTTGTCAGACCGCTGACAATCTAGTTTCAGTTATAAAGGAAGCAAAGGAAAACAGTGATTTCTGTATTGCCTTCGTCCATTGGGGCAGTGAGAATGTCAGTGAATATGAATATTCACAAACTGAACTTGCAACTGCTTTTGCCGATGCCGGCGCAGATATCATAATCGGTGCTCATCCTCACGTACTTCAAGGAATTGAATACATAAACAATGTTCCTGTTCTATACAGTCTCGGTAATTACTGGTTTAATTCAAAAACCATGGATAACTGCCTTATAGAATTAAAGCTCAATAACAGGGAAATTGAATCTCTGCAGTTTATTCCATGTCGTCAGCATGACTGCTTTACAGAGGAGATGATCAAGGGAACCACACAAGATTATGAAAGAATTCTTTCAGATATGAGGGAATATTCAGCTGATAATGTTTCTATAGATGATGATGGTTTTATAAGTCAGAAATAA
- a CDS encoding alpha-amylase family glycosyl hydrolase — protein sequence MDEIMDMQNLEAEFKERLDKHYNEMKWLYGEIYHGDEKAFDYFCRMLHVCYKQRKAELKKRDKERMESDRWYKDGSLTGMMMYVNAFAGDLKGVEEHLDYIEECGVNYLHLMPLLESPAGKSDGGYAVADFRKVQPELGTMKDFEHLADKCHERGISICLDFVMNHTSEDHEWARRARNGEKEFQDRYFMFDNWDIPNEFEKTVPQVFPQTAPGNFTWYDDVKKVVMTTFYPYQWDLNYANPTVFNDMAENMFYLMNRGVDVIRLDAVPYIWKKLGTTCRNLAEVHTLVRIMHMACDIVAPGTLLLGEVVMEPSKVVPYFGTVDKPECHMLYNVTTMASTWNTVATHDVRLLKHQLGQVFALPRQYTFLNYLRCHDDIGWGLDYDFLKQFGVEEVQHKKFVNDYFTGRREGSDMRGELYNDDPRLGDARLCGTTASLCGVEAAEYERNPYKLDRYLRLDEMLHAYMFTQSGIPVLYSGDEIAQLNDYDYHRDELKWDDSRYIHRGNMNWDDVKLRRSPRTRQGRMFKSIKKLEKIRAEHRVFDGAADVWLVETYNDCVLGIGRYYKGEKLIALFNFSDYDQTAWINENEWYTDLMTGDSRPARGVGIPAYGFVWLLTEFPDAAEDEVENKEKKAPVKKAAVKKTSSKKASEKKTAANKATTKKPAVKKTTAKKTTAKKAESAVTAEEKTVAKSTDEKKTVRKRTNSKKVKES from the coding sequence ATGGACGAAATTATGGATATGCAGAATCTTGAAGCGGAATTTAAGGAACGCCTCGATAAGCATTATAATGAGATGAAATGGCTTTATGGAGAAATATATCATGGAGATGAAAAGGCGTTTGATTATTTTTGCAGAATGCTTCATGTATGCTATAAACAGCGTAAAGCGGAGCTTAAAAAGCGTGATAAAGAACGTATGGAAAGCGACAGATGGTATAAGGATGGATCGCTTACCGGCATGATGATGTATGTAAATGCATTTGCAGGTGATTTAAAAGGTGTTGAAGAACATCTTGACTATATAGAGGAATGTGGTGTAAATTATTTGCATCTTATGCCTTTACTGGAGAGCCCCGCAGGAAAAAGTGACGGTGGTTATGCCGTAGCTGATTTCAGAAAGGTACAGCCGGAACTCGGTACGATGAAAGATTTTGAACATCTTGCAGATAAATGTCATGAGAGAGGCATAAGCATTTGCCTTGATTTTGTCATGAATCATACGAGCGAAGATCATGAATGGGCCAGAAGAGCAAGAAATGGTGAAAAGGAATTTCAGGACAGATACTTCATGTTTGATAACTGGGACATACCGAATGAGTTTGAGAAAACTGTTCCGCAGGTATTTCCGCAGACTGCACCCGGAAACTTTACCTGGTATGATGATGTGAAAAAGGTCGTAATGACTACATTCTATCCATATCAGTGGGATCTTAACTATGCAAATCCCACGGTATTTAATGATATGGCAGAGAACATGTTTTATCTCATGAACCGCGGTGTAGATGTTATCAGACTGGATGCGGTTCCCTATATATGGAAAAAGCTTGGAACAACATGCAGAAATCTTGCAGAAGTACATACACTTGTAAGAATCATGCATATGGCGTGCGATATAGTAGCGCCGGGCACACTTCTTTTAGGTGAAGTTGTTATGGAGCCTTCAAAGGTTGTTCCTTATTTTGGAACAGTTGACAAGCCTGAGTGTCACATGCTCTATAATGTTACAACCATGGCATCTACCTGGAATACAGTTGCGACTCATGACGTAAGACTTCTTAAGCATCAGTTGGGACAGGTATTTGCACTGCCGAGACAGTATACCTTCCTCAACTATTTAAGATGTCATGACGATATAGGTTGGGGACTTGATTACGATTTTCTTAAACAGTTCGGAGTCGAAGAAGTTCAGCATAAGAAATTCGTCAATGATTATTTCACCGGACGTCGTGAAGGAAGTGATATGAGAGGCGAGCTCTATAATGATGATCCGAGACTTGGAGATGCAAGACTTTGCGGTACAACGGCATCGCTTTGCGGAGTTGAGGCTGCTGAGTATGAGAGAAATCCATACAAACTCGACAGATATCTGAGACTTGATGAGATGCTTCATGCCTACATGTTCACTCAGAGCGGAATTCCTGTTTTGTATTCGGGTGATGAGATCGCCCAGCTCAATGATTACGATTATCACAGGGATGAGCTTAAGTGGGATGACAGCAGATATATTCATCGTGGAAATATGAACTGGGATGATGTCAAGCTGAGAAGAAGCCCCAGAACAAGACAGGGTCGTATGTTCAAGTCTATAAAGAAACTTGAGAAGATCAGAGCTGAGCACAGGGTTTTTGATGGTGCAGCAGATGTATGGCTTGTTGAGACTTATAATGACTGCGTCCTTGGAATCGGAAGATATTATAAGGGCGAAAAGCTTATTGCATTATTTAATTTCTCTGATTATGATCAGACAGCATGGATCAATGAAAATGAGTGGTATACAGATCTTATGACAGGTGATTCCAGACCTGCAAGGGGTGTAGGAATTCCGGCATATGGTTTTGTATGGCTTCTGACAGAATTTCCGGATGCTGCAGAGGATGAAGTAGAAAATAAAGAGAAGAAAGCTCCTGTGAAAAAGGCAGCAGTAAAGAAAACTTCATCAAAGAAAGCGTCCGAAAAAAAGACTGCAGCAAATAAGGCAACGACAAAAAAGCCGGCAGTCAAAAAAACAACAGCTAAAAAAACAACGGCTAAAAAGGCAGAATCCGCAGTAACAGCTGAAGAAAAGACAGTTGCAAAATCAACGGATGAAAAGAAGACAGTTAGGAAAAGAACTAACTCAAAAAAAGTTAAAGAGAGTTAA
- a CDS encoding S8 family serine peptidase → MRKDKFLAMLIVALLIIQPINLYAGDISYNSESDEKNEEVKLSVLSSELFEEAMQVESMSDSDCFVENQVFCHAESLEEAEKIAEHYEAELISYDENIAVLEIEGDIASVLREEAMSQSPNARIYPNYIMRSEETNDPFFSNQWYHKVINDTAAWNKNDGSGVIVGVVDTGIDTDHEDLKNKIYLADKCGRAATEEDEYGHGTHVAGIIASEVNNNVGGAGVAPGVEIYSVNVGNPASSTEYITTSSFLSGIKKAVNEGADVVNISLGFDYTPDSSTLEAMQEVFDYAYEMGTTVIASAGNTASSEYHYPAALEHVISVGASTRDGELAYYSAYGDWVDIVAPGSTIYSTVPGGGYGYKSGTSMAAPIVAGAAALIYASDKDLRDADDSSAVDEVTERLLAATDGKKYYYRNESRAVDGGCIDFSKLIDGSSNTGVSDNNEENTNNSEENNTNNNEEINNKEEQNNIENSEESESENRVVTVEITNGGEMTYNSCVNFGGRKLKVQDLDLTVSYDGMVYSLKKAKIINGKHAGTATVTIKKLNNADKKTNAIFKGLTFSVEIEPMTVSSTNVSCKKGKDGTVKKVYVNINGKNKKVKKTMYNYDSGNEAITFSGDFEGSVEL, encoded by the coding sequence ATGAGGAAAGACAAATTTCTTGCGATGCTTATTGTCGCATTGCTGATCATACAGCCTATCAATTTATATGCGGGGGATATTTCATATAATTCAGAATCCGACGAAAAAAATGAAGAAGTGAAACTTTCGGTCTTGTCTTCGGAACTTTTTGAAGAGGCAATGCAGGTCGAGTCTATGTCTGATAGTGACTGTTTTGTAGAAAATCAGGTCTTTTGTCATGCAGAGTCTTTAGAGGAAGCAGAGAAGATAGCCGAACATTATGAAGCAGAGCTTATCAGCTATGATGAAAATATTGCAGTTCTTGAAATAGAAGGAGACATTGCATCTGTTTTGAGGGAAGAGGCAATGTCGCAAAGTCCCAATGCGCGTATTTATCCAAACTATATTATGAGAAGTGAAGAAACAAACGATCCGTTTTTTTCGAACCAGTGGTACCACAAGGTGATAAATGATACTGCGGCCTGGAATAAAAACGATGGAAGTGGTGTAATAGTCGGTGTAGTGGATACTGGCATAGATACCGATCATGAAGATCTGAAAAATAAGATTTATCTTGCTGACAAATGTGGCAGAGCTGCTACGGAGGAAGATGAGTACGGACATGGAACACATGTGGCTGGGATCATTGCATCAGAGGTAAATAATAATGTCGGCGGAGCCGGAGTAGCACCGGGAGTTGAGATATATTCCGTAAATGTTGGAAATCCTGCCAGCAGTACAGAATATATAACGACTTCATCATTTCTTTCGGGAATAAAGAAAGCAGTAAATGAAGGTGCTGATGTTGTGAATATAAGTCTGGGATTTGACTACACTCCTGACAGTTCAACACTTGAAGCTATGCAGGAGGTCTTTGACTATGCTTACGAAATGGGAACGACAGTTATAGCATCGGCGGGAAATACTGCTTCTTCAGAATATCATTATCCTGCAGCTTTGGAGCATGTGATATCTGTAGGTGCATCAACAAGAGACGGCGAACTTGCTTATTATTCGGCATACGGAGACTGGGTGGATATAGTTGCGCCCGGAAGTACGATCTATTCGACTGTTCCTGGTGGCGGATATGGATATAAGAGCGGAACATCAATGGCTGCTCCGATCGTGGCCGGTGCTGCAGCGCTCATATATGCTTCGGACAAGGATCTTAGGGATGCTGATGATTCATCTGCAGTTGATGAAGTTACTGAGAGGCTCCTCGCGGCTACAGATGGAAAAAAATATTATTATAGAAACGAGAGCAGAGCTGTTGATGGTGGCTGCATAGATTTTTCAAAACTCATTGATGGCAGTTCAAATACCGGTGTCAGCGATAATAATGAAGAAAATACTAATAACAGCGAAGAAAACAATACAAATAATAACGAAGAGATAAATAATAAAGAAGAACAAAATAATATTGAAAACAGTGAGGAATCTGAATCAGAGAATCGTGTTGTGACCGTGGAAATAACTAATGGCGGAGAAATGACCTATAACAGCTGCGTGAATTTTGGAGGAAGAAAGCTTAAAGTTCAGGATCTTGATCTTACCGTAAGTTATGACGGTATGGTTTACTCACTGAAAAAGGCAAAGATCATAAATGGAAAACATGCCGGAACAGCGACGGTGACGATAAAGAAATTAAATAATGCAGATAAGAAAACAAATGCCATCTTTAAGGGATTGACATTTTCGGTAGAAATAGAACCTATGACGGTTTCGTCTACAAATGTAAGCTGTAAAAAGGGAAAAGACGGAACTGTAAAGAAAGTATACGTAAACATAAACGGAAAAAATAAAAAAGTGAAAAAGACTATGTATAACTATGATTCCGGAAATGAAGCGATCACTTTCAGCGGAGACTTTGAGGGAAGCGTTGAATTATAG
- the rplL gene encoding 50S ribosomal protein L7/L12 has product MTKEEIIEAIKGLSVLELNDLVKACEEEFGVSASAGVVVAAAGAGAGAAAEEKTEFNVELTEVGPNKVKVIKVVREVTGLGLKEAKDLVDNAPKMLKEGADKATAEDIQKKIEEQGAKVTLK; this is encoded by the coding sequence ATGACTAAGGAAGAAATCATTGAGGCTATTAAAGGTTTATCAGTTCTTGAGCTTAACGATCTCGTAAAAGCTTGTGAGGAAGAGTTCGGCGTTTCTGCATCAGCAGGCGTTGTTGTTGCAGCAGCAGGTGCTGGCGCAGGTGCAGCAGCTGAGGAGAAGACTGAGTTCAACGTAGAGCTTACAGAAGTAGGCCCTAACAAGGTTAAGGTTATCAAGGTTGTTCGTGAAGTTACCGGTCTTGGTCTTAAGGAAGCAAAGGATCTCGTTGACAATGCTCCTAAGATGCTCAAGGAAGGTGCTGATAAGGCAACTGCTGAAGATATCCAGAAGAAGATCGAAGAGCAGGGCGCAAAGGTTACTCTTAAGTAA
- the rplJ gene encoding 50S ribosomal protein L10, giving the protein MAKVEIKAPVVEEISSKVKTAKSALLVDYRGLTVEQDTELRKQLREAGVTYKVYKNTMMKRAFEGTDFAQLDSLLDGPSALALAEDDVTAPARIVCEFAKKADKLEVKGAVVEGKFYDVDGVKELSAIPSRDVLLSRLLGSMQSPIANFARVIKQIAEKQGEGSEAPAAEAEAPAEA; this is encoded by the coding sequence ATGGCAAAGGTTGAAATCAAAGCACCTGTAGTTGAAGAGATTTCTTCAAAAGTTAAGACTGCAAAATCAGCTCTTCTTGTAGACTATCGTGGTCTTACTGTTGAGCAGGATACTGAGCTCAGAAAGCAGCTTCGTGAGGCCGGTGTTACTTACAAGGTTTATAAGAACACCATGATGAAGCGTGCATTCGAGGGAACAGATTTTGCACAGCTTGATTCATTACTTGACGGACCTTCCGCTCTTGCACTTGCAGAGGATGATGTTACAGCTCCTGCAAGAATCGTATGTGAGTTCGCAAAGAAGGCTGACAAGCTTGAAGTAAAGGGTGCAGTAGTAGAAGGTAAATTCTACGATGTAGACGGAGTAAAGGAACTTTCCGCAATACCGTCAAGGGACGTACTTCTTTCAAGACTCCTTGGAAGCATGCAGTCACCTATCGCAAACTTCGCTCGCGTTATCAAGCAGATCGCAGAAAAGCAGGGTGAAGGCAGCGAAGCACCTGCAGCAGAGGCAGAAGCTCCTGCTGAGGCATAA
- a CDS encoding S8 family serine peptidase — protein MKRSYRYSTALLMILTVLFSSMPVMAENTNDITVLKDEVSSESSFVEETEEKLDVQSTIARCSEELEGLTPGEDYVENEAICSANSKEEAEKIADSYDASLSSWSDGIAVLEFDKDIKDALDEASESVSAERVIYPNYIVKTADYEYEGSLLEEESVEDEVEATASVNDPKYSSQWHHSKINSASAWDVTSGNGVKVAVIDNGFYTSHEDLEDNVYECYNASDGTEDVSPISGDNKNHGTHVAGIIAAEMDNEKGGCGVAPSVSLCLIKAANSNDTMTIATLCKGLNKAVDWDVDVINLSLAASAPTLEGVKLMQDAIDSANESGATVVCAAGNSGKDTESYPAACEGVIAVASITSAGALASSSNYGDWVDVAAPGQGIYSCYIDNSYGTMSGTSMASPMVAGVAALIYSKNPSLITANSSKAVEAVTQRILASTDGKTYSSSSGSVTGCIDAAAAVGAVTDTSQASDPEFYVKTSSGLIKSGGSCWITPGKAIRLTIVDSNGKKIKGAMEKTASTFSSTNTSEFTMKKNKLKCLKTATSYAKSGGSYSDAAKTVVTVSYNNSVVKVKFVAAEKIKKGACSGDSGKKKIELSVSTGSSISLNSVASMCGEEVYYYGKGDSVVGSSYSMGYILSIPKKATKNSMITYDSDGNPVSFTPTKKGNYTFKVISPTGIKKKFKIKFKVS, from the coding sequence ATGAAAAGAAGCTACAGATACAGTACTGCGCTTTTGATGATATTGACGGTACTTTTTTCTTCTATGCCTGTAATGGCCGAAAATACGAATGATATAACCGTATTGAAAGATGAAGTCAGTTCGGAAAGTTCGTTCGTTGAGGAAACAGAAGAAAAACTCGATGTGCAGAGCACGATCGCAAGATGCTCAGAAGAACTTGAGGGGCTCACTCCGGGTGAGGATTATGTAGAAAATGAGGCTATATGTTCGGCTAATTCAAAAGAAGAAGCCGAAAAGATAGCAGATTCCTATGATGCATCACTTTCATCATGGTCAGACGGAATAGCAGTACTTGAGTTTGACAAGGATATTAAAGATGCGTTGGATGAAGCTTCAGAGTCAGTAAGTGCAGAAAGGGTGATCTATCCTAATTATATAGTAAAAACGGCTGATTATGAATATGAAGGAAGCCTGTTGGAAGAAGAAAGTGTTGAAGATGAAGTTGAGGCTACGGCAAGTGTAAATGATCCAAAATATTCAAGCCAGTGGCATCATTCAAAGATAAACAGTGCATCTGCCTGGGATGTTACCTCGGGAAACGGCGTTAAAGTTGCTGTCATTGATAATGGATTTTACACAAGTCACGAGGATCTTGAAGATAATGTATATGAATGCTATAACGCTTCAGACGGAACTGAGGATGTCAGTCCTATCTCAGGCGACAATAAAAATCATGGTACACATGTTGCGGGAATAATAGCAGCGGAGATGGATAATGAAAAGGGTGGCTGCGGTGTAGCACCGAGCGTTTCCCTTTGTCTTATCAAAGCTGCTAATTCAAATGATACCATGACAATTGCAACTTTATGCAAAGGTCTTAATAAGGCTGTAGATTGGGATGTGGATGTAATTAATTTAAGTCTTGCGGCATCTGCTCCAACTCTTGAAGGCGTGAAGCTGATGCAGGATGCGATCGATTCAGCAAATGAATCCGGTGCAACAGTTGTATGTGCAGCCGGAAACAGCGGAAAAGATACAGAATCTTATCCGGCAGCATGTGAAGGAGTCATTGCGGTAGCGTCGATCACATCGGCCGGGGCACTTGCATCAAGTTCAAACTATGGTGACTGGGTTGATGTTGCAGCCCCTGGCCAGGGAATTTATTCCTGTTATATAGACAACAGCTATGGAACAATGAGCGGAACGTCAATGGCATCTCCAATGGTAGCGGGCGTGGCAGCGCTTATATATTCAAAAAATCCGTCACTTATAACAGCTAACAGCTCGAAGGCAGTAGAAGCAGTAACACAAAGAATACTTGCTTCAACGGATGGAAAAACCTACAGTTCATCTTCGGGATCTGTTACAGGCTGCATAGATGCGGCAGCGGCTGTAGGAGCTGTAACAGATACATCGCAGGCGTCGGATCCGGAATTTTATGTAAAGACAAGCAGCGGACTAATTAAAAGCGGAGGAAGCTGCTGGATCACGCCGGGAAAGGCGATAAGACTTACAATAGTCGATTCTAATGGTAAAAAGATAAAAGGTGCTATGGAAAAAACGGCATCAACTTTTTCTTCAACTAATACGTCAGAATTTACAATGAAGAAAAACAAACTTAAATGCCTGAAGACAGCAACATCATATGCAAAGAGCGGTGGAAGCTATTCAGATGCAGCAAAGACAGTAGTAACGGTTTCCTATAACAATTCAGTGGTCAAGGTTAAATTTGTTGCAGCTGAAAAGATAAAGAAAGGAGCCTGCTCCGGAGACAGCGGAAAGAAGAAAATAGAACTGAGCGTATCGACTGGAAGCAGTATCAGTCTTAACAGCGTAGCATCAATGTGCGGAGAAGAGGTTTATTACTACGGTAAGGGTGATAGCGTGGTAGGAAGCTCATACTCAATGGGTTATATCTTATCAATACCAAAAAAAGCTACAAAAAATAGCATGATAACCTATGACAGTGATGGAAATCCGGTATCTTTTACTCCGACCAAAAAAGGAAATTATACCTTTAAGGTAATATCTCCAACAGGAATAAAAAAGAAATTCAAGATCAAATTCAAGGTGTCATAA
- a CDS encoding putative manganese-dependent inorganic diphosphatase: MKEENTRPVYVVGHKNPDTDSVCSAIAYARLKHLLDGGNYEPRRAGHLNEETQFVLDRFKVPVPAMLKDVRTQVKDMEIRKIDGVSREVSLKKAWNFMKDNNVVTLPVTVKDELEGVISMGDIVGSYMDIYDSNILTLAHTSYKNIVETLDGKMVLGDIAEEADEGKVVITAGNPDVMEDLIEEGDIVILGNRYEMQLCAIEMNAGCLIVCEGADIAKTIVKQAEEHNCKIISTPHDTFTVARLINQSLPISYFMKSSELVTFTTEDYIEDTRQVMTQIHHRYFPVLDPDGKYVGMISRRNFLGAKKKKIILVDHNERNQTVNGIEEAELLEIIDHHRLAAVETMGPIYFRNQPLGSTATIVYIMYCENAIEIDKQTAGLLCSAILSDTLVYRSPTCTNIDRAAGTALSIIAGINVEEYAREMFRAGSNLSSKTPDEIIHQDFKRFTVNDQTIGIGQINAMTSDELAEIRDRIWDDFKEERVNGGFDMLFFMLTDILNESSEIICEGDKSVSILEEAFHVEKTERGTVILPGVVSRKKQLLPAVVEAVQQ; encoded by the coding sequence ATGAAAGAAGAAAACACGAGACCGGTATATGTTGTGGGTCATAAGAACCCTGACACAGATTCAGTATGTTCTGCAATAGCATATGCAAGACTTAAGCATCTGCTTGATGGTGGGAATTACGAACCAAGAAGGGCAGGACATCTGAACGAAGAGACACAGTTTGTCCTTGATAGATTTAAGGTACCGGTACCTGCGATGCTTAAAGATGTGCGTACACAGGTTAAGGATATGGAAATCAGAAAGATCGATGGTGTTTCAAGGGAAGTATCCCTTAAAAAAGCATGGAATTTTATGAAAGACAATAATGTCGTAACACTGCCGGTCACAGTAAAAGATGAGCTTGAAGGTGTTATTTCCATGGGGGATATCGTAGGCTCATACATGGATATTTATGATTCAAATATTCTGACATTAGCACATACAAGCTATAAAAATATCGTAGAAACTCTGGATGGAAAAATGGTCCTCGGTGATATAGCTGAAGAGGCTGACGAAGGAAAAGTTGTTATCACAGCCGGAAATCCTGATGTCATGGAAGATTTGATAGAGGAAGGCGATATTGTTATCCTTGGTAACCGCTATGAAATGCAGCTCTGTGCAATAGAGATGAATGCGGGTTGCCTTATAGTCTGTGAGGGTGCTGATATTGCCAAGACTATCGTGAAGCAGGCTGAAGAACATAATTGTAAGATCATCAGCACACCTCATGATACGTTTACTGTTGCAAGACTTATAAATCAGAGTCTTCCGATCAGCTACTTCATGAAAAGCTCAGAACTTGTAACATTTACTACCGAGGACTATATAGAAGATACCAGACAGGTAATGACACAGATCCATCACCGTTATTTCCCTGTTCTTGATCCGGATGGAAAGTATGTAGGAATGATCTCCAGACGAAATTTTCTCGGTGCAAAGAAGAAAAAGATCATACTTGTGGATCATAATGAAAGAAATCAGACTGTAAATGGTATAGAGGAAGCAGAACTTCTCGAGATCATTGACCACCACAGACTTGCAGCAGTAGAGACAATGGGACCTATTTATTTCAGAAACCAGCCTCTTGGAAGTACGGCTACGATCGTTTACATTATGTATTGCGAAAATGCCATCGAAATAGATAAACAGACAGCAGGTCTGCTTTGCTCGGCAATTCTTTCAGATACACTTGTTTACAGATCACCAACCTGTACAAACATTGATCGTGCTGCAGGAACTGCACTTTCCATTATTGCAGGTATCAATGTAGAAGAGTACGCAAGAGAGATGTTCCGTGCAGGAAGTAATCTTTCATCAAAAACTCCGGATGAGATCATTCATCAGGATTTCAAGCGCTTCACAGTCAATGACCAGACAATTGGTATAGGTCAGATAAACGCCATGACATCTGATGAGCTTGCTGAGATCAGAGACAGGATCTGGGATGATTTCAAAGAAGAGCGAGTAAATGGCGGCTTCGATATGCTTTTCTTCATGCTTACAGATATCTTAAATGAGTCATCTGAGATCATCTGCGAGGGAGATAAATCAGTATCTATCCTTGAAGAAGCTTTTCATGTAGAAAAGACGGAGAGAGGAACTGTAATACTTCCGGGAGTAGTTTCCAGAAAGAAACAGCTTCTTCCTGCAGTTGTAGAAGCTGTACAGCAGTAA